The Thermoplasmata archaeon genome contains a region encoding:
- a CDS encoding isocitrate/isopropylmalate dehydrogenase family protein: MAYRLVLLAGDGTGPEVMREGVKVLRAVEDAYGVSFDLVPYPAGGQHYLDTGEEWPDGAFESCKAADAILLGAVGLPNANLPNGEIAGINVLFGLRFGLDLYANVRPTKLYPNVRHKVHNGFKQVWEPGKVDLVIVRENTEGLYTPTRGFLDRGGVKELAIDSRVITRKGAERVIRFAFELATTRTGAPADGKHRVTCVDKSNVTAGCKLFRAIYDEVAGGYPKIERDYAYIDAFLQWLVRTPESYDVAVTSNVFGDIATDLAAVLQGGMGMAAGGNVGDAHAMFEPIHGSAPKYAGKDVVNPTAMILATQMMLEWLGRRRNDKALQESAVVVEKAVEDVLRDGGRLTYDLGGSAKTSEMGSAIAAATTRLAKRAR, translated from the coding sequence ATGGCGTACCGGCTGGTCCTTCTGGCGGGAGACGGCACGGGACCCGAGGTCATGCGCGAGGGCGTGAAGGTCCTCCGGGCCGTGGAGGACGCGTACGGCGTGTCCTTCGACCTGGTCCCGTATCCCGCGGGCGGGCAGCACTATCTGGACACGGGGGAGGAGTGGCCCGACGGCGCCTTCGAATCGTGCAAGGCCGCGGATGCAATCCTGCTCGGCGCGGTCGGCCTCCCGAACGCGAACCTCCCCAACGGGGAGATCGCCGGGATCAACGTGCTGTTCGGGTTGCGCTTCGGCCTCGACCTGTACGCGAACGTGCGCCCGACGAAGCTGTACCCGAACGTGCGGCACAAGGTCCACAACGGGTTCAAGCAGGTGTGGGAGCCCGGCAAGGTGGACCTCGTGATCGTCCGGGAGAACACGGAGGGCCTGTACACGCCGACGCGCGGCTTCTTGGACCGCGGTGGCGTCAAGGAGCTCGCCATCGACAGCCGTGTGATCACCCGCAAGGGCGCGGAGCGCGTGATCCGGTTCGCCTTCGAGCTGGCCACGACGCGGACGGGGGCCCCCGCGGACGGGAAGCACCGCGTGACCTGCGTGGACAAGTCCAACGTGACCGCGGGCTGCAAGCTGTTCCGCGCGATCTACGACGAAGTGGCGGGGGGTTACCCGAAGATCGAGCGGGACTACGCGTACATCGACGCCTTCCTCCAGTGGCTCGTGCGCACCCCGGAGTCCTACGACGTGGCGGTCACGTCGAACGTGTTCGGGGACATCGCCACGGACCTGGCCGCGGTCCTCCAAGGCGGAATGGGGATGGCGGCGGGCGGGAACGTGGGCGACGCGCACGCCATGTTCGAGCCCATCCACGGGAGCGCGCCTAAGTACGCGGGCAAGGACGTCGTGAACCCGACCGCCATGATCCTCGCGACCCAGATGATGCTCGAGTGGCTCGGCCGCCGCAGGAACGACAAGGCGCTTCAGGAGTCCGCGGTGGTCGTCGAGAAGGCCGTGGAAGACGTCCTCCGGGATGGGGGACGCCTTACGTACGACCTCGGCGGGTCCGCGAAGACGAGCGAGATGGGATCCGCGATCGCTGCGGCGACGACGCGGCTGGCGAAGCGGGCCCGCTAG
- the lipB gene encoding lipoyl(octanoyl) transferase LipB codes for MLETTEGTETEPVVVRDAWLLDLGRMEYGRTWAIQKALVTRRAEDAVSDGLILVEHDPVVTLGRRGTDADVLTEGLPVFRVERGGEATFHGPGQLVGYPILKLPDRLDVKRLVTNLEDVLIGTCTDFGIDARHEGPERGVWVRTRKIASIGLAVQRGVTFHGFALNVTTDLSYFLKIRPCGHAGTIMTSMAKELGRNVDVEDVRASVIQHFQSVFGFTLRLVTMAELLPEGAPTPPGPGRP; via the coding sequence ATGCTCGAGACGACCGAGGGGACCGAGACGGAACCGGTCGTGGTCCGGGACGCGTGGCTCCTCGATCTCGGGCGCATGGAGTACGGCCGGACCTGGGCGATCCAGAAGGCCCTCGTGACCCGGCGCGCGGAGGACGCGGTTTCGGATGGCCTCATCCTCGTGGAACACGATCCCGTGGTGACCCTGGGCCGGCGCGGGACCGACGCGGACGTCCTCACCGAGGGGCTGCCCGTATTCCGGGTCGAGCGCGGGGGCGAGGCGACGTTCCACGGCCCGGGGCAGCTCGTAGGCTATCCCATCCTGAAGCTCCCGGACCGCCTCGACGTGAAACGCCTGGTCACGAATCTCGAGGACGTCCTCATCGGGACGTGCACGGACTTCGGGATCGACGCCCGGCACGAGGGCCCGGAGCGCGGCGTCTGGGTCAGGACCCGGAAGATCGCCTCCATCGGCCTCGCGGTCCAGAGGGGCGTCACGTTCCACGGCTTCGCACTGAACGTGACCACGGACCTCTCCTACTTCCTGAAGATCCGGCCCTGCGGCCATGCGGGAACGATCATGACCTCCATGGCGAAGGAGCTCGGACGGAACGTGGACGTGGAAGACGTCCGCGCGTCCGTGATCCAGCACTTTCAGAGCGTGTTCGGGTTCACCCTGCGCCTCGTCACGATGGCGGAGTTGCTTCCCGAGGGCGCGCCGACTCCGCCTGGCCCCGGAAGGCCTTGA
- a CDS encoding electron transfer flavoprotein subunit alpha/FixB family protein, with the protein MAEHRGVWVFLEARNGALRDVSVQLIGEARRIADKRGADLTGILPGWNVEPLARQAIECGCDRILLVEDPRLEFYTSRPFTRVMATLRWKYNPEVILFGASKNGRDLGGRLHAAIDTGLAADCVRFDVTEEGFLDMIRPAFGGKSLAHIHCEEHRPQMASARWNVFPMPPRDRSRTGEVVRETVVFEPADFDTKIVGFKPTETHETRKIDDAKILVSGGFGLGDPKNFALLEELASLLGGAVASSRKPVDLGWVPKALQVGQTGKTVRPSLYIAVGISGAVQHLAGMQEAAKIVAINNDPKAAIFEIADYGIVGDLFQLIPEAIRQLKAFRGQAESARPREATPPS; encoded by the coding sequence ATGGCGGAGCACCGGGGCGTGTGGGTGTTCCTGGAAGCCCGCAACGGGGCCCTCCGCGACGTGAGCGTGCAGCTCATCGGCGAGGCGCGGCGCATCGCGGACAAGCGGGGCGCGGACCTCACGGGCATCCTGCCGGGCTGGAATGTCGAGCCGCTCGCGCGCCAGGCGATCGAGTGCGGGTGCGACCGTATCCTGCTCGTGGAAGACCCGCGGCTCGAGTTCTACACCTCCCGCCCGTTCACGAGGGTCATGGCGACCCTGCGCTGGAAGTACAACCCCGAGGTCATCCTGTTCGGCGCGTCCAAGAACGGGAGGGACCTCGGCGGGCGGCTCCATGCCGCGATCGACACGGGCCTCGCGGCGGACTGCGTGCGCTTCGACGTGACCGAGGAGGGCTTCCTGGACATGATCCGCCCCGCGTTCGGCGGGAAGAGCCTGGCCCACATCCACTGCGAGGAGCACCGGCCCCAGATGGCCTCCGCCCGCTGGAACGTGTTCCCGATGCCGCCGCGGGACCGCTCCCGGACCGGGGAGGTCGTCCGGGAGACCGTGGTCTTCGAGCCCGCCGATTTCGACACAAAGATCGTGGGCTTCAAACCCACGGAGACTCACGAGACGCGCAAGATTGACGACGCGAAGATCCTCGTGTCCGGCGGCTTCGGCCTCGGCGATCCCAAGAACTTCGCCCTGCTCGAGGAGCTCGCTTCCCTCCTCGGAGGCGCCGTCGCCTCGTCGCGCAAGCCCGTCGACCTGGGCTGGGTGCCCAAGGCCCTCCAGGTCGGACAGACGGGGAAGACGGTCCGGCCGAGCCTCTATATCGCGGTGGGCATCAGCGGCGCGGTCCAGCACCTGGCCGGGATGCAGGAGGCCGCGAAGATCGTCGCGATCAACAACGATCCCAAGGCCGCGATCTTCGAGATCGCCGACTACGGGATTGTGGGCGACCTCTTCCAGCTCATCCCCGAGGCGATCCGCCAGCTCAAGGCCTTCCGGGGCCAGGCGGAGTCGGCGCGCCCTCGGGAAGCAACTCCGCCATCGTGA
- a CDS encoding V4R domain-containing protein, which yields MAPPDSGGDPPDGEKELATLRPEEARALLARSLRLDSSGGRLEWFGDRHVLIRPALLVNLQRQMEQTVGASTKGILYLAGEKSGKEGVHEIPDLLRGFPLEETPFETAKRMADILALAGWGRFEVGSLDVERRRGVITLENSASAEMYGPSKKPVCHLLAGWIAGIASRLFGTEILCEEAACRAQGKDRCEFQLQPMPTR from the coding sequence ATGGCCCCACCCGACTCGGGAGGCGACCCGCCGGATGGCGAGAAGGAGCTCGCCACGCTGCGTCCCGAAGAGGCCCGTGCCCTCCTGGCACGAAGTCTCCGACTCGATTCCTCCGGAGGCCGGCTGGAGTGGTTCGGCGATCGACACGTGCTCATCCGGCCTGCACTCCTTGTGAACCTGCAGCGGCAGATGGAGCAGACCGTGGGCGCCTCCACGAAGGGCATCCTCTACCTCGCGGGGGAGAAGAGCGGCAAGGAAGGCGTACATGAGATCCCCGATCTGCTCCGCGGCTTCCCTCTCGAGGAGACCCCGTTCGAGACGGCGAAACGGATGGCCGACATCCTGGCGCTCGCGGGATGGGGACGGTTCGAGGTGGGCTCCCTCGATGTGGAGCGGCGGCGCGGGGTCATCACGCTCGAGAACAGCGCGAGCGCGGAGATGTACGGGCCGTCCAAGAAGCCCGTTTGCCATCTGCTCGCGGGCTGGATTGCGGGCATCGCCAGCCGCTTGTTCGGCACGGAGATCCTTTGCGAGGAGGCCGCGTGCCGCGCGCAGGGCAAGGACCGGTGCGAATTTCAGCTCCAGCCCATGCCGACCCGTTGA
- a CDS encoding FAD-dependent oxidoreductase, whose amino-acid sequence MAERFDAIVVGAGPAGSAAALTLARKKFSVLLVERGRAPGSKNMFGGRIYAWPLFDLVPDWAKDCPVERLVTQENLAFLTEGASLGIRFDSPKLGEGKAASFTALRPRFDAWLAKKAEEAGAMLVTGIRVDDLWRADGRVRGVFVAPNDRVSADLVVIAEGATSTLVRKAGLKADLEPREVSVGVKETIELPAETIQERFGLGEKEGAAFVYAGYASLGLRGGGFLYTNKSSLSLGLVVSSEDLARKKVEVQDVQTRFRMHPSVQKLVKGGKLAEYSAHLVPELGRRMMPQLVGDGVLVVGDSAGFLINNGYTFRGVDLAMASGIAAGEAAEAARVAGGMSAANLAAYERRLRDRRVLTDLETFSRAPLYLKNERLFDVYPRLLIDLAERMYRVDGAPRERLLETVLQEANASGVSKLALLMDLVKGARSM is encoded by the coding sequence ATGGCGGAGCGTTTTGACGCAATCGTCGTGGGCGCGGGCCCCGCCGGCTCCGCCGCGGCGCTCACCCTGGCCCGGAAGAAGTTCTCCGTCCTGCTCGTGGAGCGCGGCCGCGCGCCGGGTTCCAAGAACATGTTCGGCGGGCGCATCTACGCCTGGCCGCTCTTCGACCTCGTCCCGGACTGGGCCAAGGACTGTCCCGTCGAGCGACTCGTGACCCAGGAGAACCTCGCCTTCCTGACGGAGGGCGCCTCCCTCGGAATCCGGTTCGACTCGCCCAAGCTCGGGGAAGGCAAGGCGGCCAGCTTCACCGCCCTGCGGCCCAGGTTCGACGCGTGGCTCGCAAAGAAGGCGGAGGAGGCCGGGGCCATGCTCGTCACGGGGATCCGCGTGGATGACCTGTGGCGGGCGGACGGCCGCGTCCGGGGCGTCTTCGTGGCGCCGAACGACCGGGTGTCCGCGGACCTCGTGGTGATCGCGGAGGGCGCGACCTCGACCCTCGTGCGCAAGGCGGGGCTCAAGGCGGACCTGGAGCCCCGCGAGGTCAGCGTGGGCGTCAAGGAGACGATCGAGCTCCCCGCGGAGACGATCCAGGAGCGCTTCGGTCTGGGGGAGAAGGAAGGGGCCGCGTTCGTGTACGCGGGCTACGCGTCCCTCGGCCTCCGGGGTGGCGGCTTCCTGTACACGAACAAGTCGTCCCTCTCCCTGGGCCTCGTCGTTTCGTCCGAGGATCTGGCCCGCAAGAAGGTCGAGGTCCAGGACGTCCAGACGAGGTTCCGGATGCATCCCTCGGTCCAGAAGCTGGTGAAGGGCGGCAAGCTCGCGGAGTACAGCGCCCATCTGGTGCCCGAACTCGGGCGCCGCATGATGCCCCAGCTCGTGGGGGACGGTGTCCTCGTCGTCGGCGATAGCGCCGGCTTCCTGATCAACAACGGCTATACGTTCCGGGGCGTGGACCTCGCGATGGCCTCGGGGATCGCGGCGGGCGAGGCCGCGGAGGCGGCGCGGGTCGCGGGCGGGATGAGCGCGGCCAACCTGGCGGCCTACGAACGGCGGCTGCGGGACCGCCGCGTCCTCACGGACCTCGAGACCTTCTCCCGCGCCCCGCTGTACCTGAAGAACGAGCGCCTGTTCGACGTGTACCCGCGTCTGCTCATCGACCTCGCGGAGCGGATGTACCGCGTGGACGGCGCGCCGCGCGAGCGCTTGCTGGAAACGGTCCTGCAGGAAGCCAACGCCTCCGGGGTGTCCAAGCTCGCTCTCCTCATGGACCTCGTCAAGGGAGCGCGATCCATGTGA
- the lpdA gene encoding dihydrolipoyl dehydrogenase, which translates to MARHVDVLVIGGGPGGYPAAIRAAQLGKKVLLVERHKLGGECLNYGCIPSKALIHASNVVKAIERAKEWGIDAGPAKVDMARLQAWKQSVVDKLVSGVATLEKGNGVEVAFAEASFLDAKTVRARYPDGRTEDLEFGDAIIATGGRPSDLPAFRFDGKRVISTKEALELPAVPRTLLVIGGGVSGLEIGTFYAKLGSKVVVIELLEQLLPGMDPEIVRVVERHLRKLGVEYHAKSQAKAWREEGGQAVIEADTPDGPLTVRADVILVTVGRRPNTDGLNADKAGVKTNPRGYVTVDSQLRTSNRHVFAIGDVVGQPFLAHKATMEGLTAAEVIGGQPVEVDYRAMPSAIFTEPEIATVGLLEPQAAAEGRAVKVAKVPFGAIGRALTQGESDGFVKLVSDPDSKVLLGAAIVGPEASNLISELALGIEMGATVEDIALTVHPHPTLPEGIMETAEAALGQAIHVLNR; encoded by the coding sequence GTGGCGCGACACGTCGACGTGCTCGTCATCGGAGGCGGGCCGGGAGGCTACCCGGCCGCCATCCGGGCGGCGCAGCTGGGGAAGAAGGTCCTCCTGGTCGAGCGGCACAAGCTCGGCGGAGAGTGCCTGAACTACGGGTGCATCCCGAGCAAGGCCCTGATTCACGCCTCCAACGTGGTGAAGGCGATCGAGCGGGCCAAGGAATGGGGGATCGATGCGGGTCCGGCCAAGGTGGACATGGCGCGCCTCCAGGCATGGAAGCAGTCCGTGGTCGACAAGCTCGTGAGCGGGGTCGCGACCCTGGAGAAAGGGAACGGGGTCGAGGTGGCCTTCGCGGAGGCCTCCTTCCTCGACGCGAAGACCGTGCGGGCCCGCTACCCGGACGGCCGGACCGAGGACCTCGAGTTCGGGGACGCGATCATCGCGACGGGCGGGAGGCCGTCCGACCTGCCCGCGTTCCGGTTCGACGGCAAGCGCGTGATCAGCACGAAGGAGGCGCTCGAGCTTCCCGCGGTCCCCAGGACCCTGCTCGTCATCGGCGGCGGGGTCTCCGGCCTGGAGATCGGCACGTTCTACGCGAAGCTCGGGAGCAAGGTGGTCGTGATCGAGCTCCTGGAGCAGCTCCTCCCGGGCATGGACCCGGAGATCGTGCGGGTCGTCGAGCGACACCTGCGGAAGCTCGGCGTCGAGTACCATGCGAAGTCCCAGGCCAAGGCGTGGCGGGAGGAGGGCGGCCAGGCCGTCATCGAGGCGGACACGCCGGACGGGCCGCTCACGGTCCGTGCCGACGTCATCCTGGTCACCGTGGGCCGGCGTCCGAACACGGACGGGCTGAACGCGGACAAGGCGGGGGTCAAGACGAACCCCAGAGGCTACGTCACCGTGGACAGCCAGCTCCGCACCTCGAACCGCCACGTGTTTGCGATCGGCGACGTCGTCGGCCAACCGTTCCTGGCGCACAAGGCGACCATGGAGGGGCTGACCGCTGCGGAAGTCATCGGCGGGCAGCCCGTGGAGGTCGACTATCGGGCGATGCCCTCGGCGATCTTCACGGAGCCCGAGATCGCGACCGTGGGCCTGCTCGAGCCCCAGGCTGCCGCGGAAGGGCGGGCGGTCAAGGTGGCCAAGGTCCCCTTCGGCGCGATCGGCCGCGCGCTCACGCAGGGTGAGTCGGACGGCTTCGTGAAGCTCGTTTCGGACCCGGACTCCAAGGTCCTCCTGGGCGCGGCGATCGTAGGGCCGGAGGCGAGCAACCTGATCAGCGAGCTCGCCCTCGGGATCGAGATGGGCGCGACGGTCGAGGACATCGCCCTCACGGTCCATCCCCACCCCACGCTGCCCGAAGGGATCATGGAGACCGCGGAGGCCGCCCTCGGGCAGGCGATCCACGTGCTCAATCGGTGA
- a CDS encoding electron transfer flavoprotein subunit beta/FixA family protein, giving the protein MTDTAAKQGLRIVVCLKQVPKAQELQVDPVTKTLKRVGVPSEINPPDQNALEMALLLREQHGGEIIVLSMGPTSFDESLERAIAMGADRGFLVTDRNLGGSDTVPTALTLERAIEKIGGVDLILCGEETTDASTGHVGPGIAGHMDIPQITYCSGVEIVDRRVRGVRMIEDGAETWEAPMPCVVTVDFGCNKPRQPTLTGKVRVKRGGLVQHWSAADLGLEPSQIGLKGSPTIVAKVDTVQLPSRQGQIFQEEPTIAVSLLLEALRRDRVIP; this is encoded by the coding sequence GTGACGGACACCGCCGCGAAGCAGGGGCTGCGGATCGTGGTGTGCCTGAAGCAGGTGCCGAAGGCCCAGGAGCTCCAAGTCGACCCCGTCACGAAGACGCTCAAGCGGGTCGGCGTGCCGAGCGAGATCAACCCGCCCGACCAGAACGCCCTCGAGATGGCCCTCCTGCTCCGGGAGCAGCACGGCGGCGAGATCATCGTCCTCTCCATGGGGCCCACGTCGTTCGATGAGAGCCTCGAGCGGGCCATCGCGATGGGCGCGGACCGCGGGTTCCTGGTCACGGACCGCAACCTCGGCGGTTCGGACACGGTGCCGACGGCGCTCACCCTGGAGCGAGCCATCGAGAAGATCGGCGGCGTGGACCTCATCCTGTGCGGCGAGGAGACCACGGACGCGTCCACGGGCCACGTCGGCCCCGGGATCGCGGGGCACATGGACATCCCTCAGATCACGTACTGCTCCGGCGTCGAGATCGTGGACCGCCGCGTGCGCGGGGTCCGGATGATCGAAGACGGGGCCGAGACCTGGGAGGCCCCGATGCCGTGCGTCGTCACCGTGGACTTCGGATGCAACAAGCCGCGCCAGCCCACGTTGACGGGCAAGGTCCGTGTGAAGCGCGGCGGGCTCGTCCAGCACTGGAGCGCGGCGGACCTCGGACTCGAACCGTCCCAGATCGGCCTCAAAGGCTCGCCCACGATCGTCGCCAAGGTCGACACGGTCCAGCTCCCGAGCCGGCAGGGCCAGATCTTCCAGGAGGAGCCCACGATCGCGGTCTCCCTGCTCCTCGAGGCCCTGCGACGGGACCGGGTGATCCCGTGA
- the lipA gene encoding lipoyl synthase: protein MLTAGKPEWLRVRPPGGPSYAHLKDLLRDLNLHTVCEEARCPNVGECWGGGTATIMLLGDVCTRGCRFCAVTSGNPHGLVDLAEPRRVAAAIAELGLGYVVLTSVDRDDLPDGGAAQFAETIREIKERDSDILVEALIPDFQGDLEAVRTVVDAGPDVLDHNLETVRRLQGVARDRRANYEQSLSVLRGAKGMRDGLITKSSLMLGLGETRDELLEAMRDLRANRVDLLTLGQYLRPSAWHLPVQEYVSPESFDELRAAGEALGFTYVAAGPLVRSSYRAGEFFLERVLRERRGRTGA, encoded by the coding sequence ATGTTGACGGCGGGGAAGCCGGAGTGGTTGCGCGTCCGTCCACCGGGAGGACCGAGCTACGCGCACCTCAAAGACCTCCTCCGGGACCTGAACCTCCACACCGTGTGCGAGGAGGCCCGCTGCCCCAACGTGGGGGAGTGCTGGGGCGGGGGCACGGCCACGATCATGCTGCTCGGCGACGTCTGCACCCGAGGTTGCCGCTTCTGCGCGGTCACGTCGGGCAACCCCCACGGCCTCGTGGACCTCGCGGAGCCTCGCCGGGTGGCCGCGGCGATCGCGGAGCTGGGACTCGGCTACGTGGTCCTGACGTCCGTGGACCGCGACGACTTGCCCGACGGCGGCGCGGCGCAGTTCGCGGAGACGATCCGGGAGATCAAGGAACGGGACTCGGACATCCTGGTCGAAGCGCTGATCCCGGACTTCCAGGGGGACCTGGAGGCCGTCCGGACCGTGGTCGACGCGGGTCCGGACGTCCTCGACCACAACCTGGAGACCGTCCGGCGCCTGCAAGGCGTGGCCCGGGACCGACGGGCGAACTACGAGCAGAGCCTGTCCGTCCTCCGCGGGGCGAAAGGGATGCGGGACGGCCTGATCACGAAGTCCTCCCTCATGCTCGGGCTCGGGGAGACCCGGGACGAGCTCCTGGAGGCGATGCGCGACCTCCGCGCGAACCGCGTGGACCTCCTGACCTTGGGCCAGTACCTGCGGCCGAGCGCGTGGCATCTTCCCGTGCAGGAGTACGTCTCCCCGGAATCGTTCGACGAACTCCGGGCCGCCGGGGAGGCCCTCGGGTTCACGTACGTCGCGGCGGGACCGCTCGTCCGGTCGTCGTACCGCGCGGGCGAGTTCTTCCTCGAGAGGGTGCTCCGGGAGCGGCGCGGACGCACGGGGGCGTGA
- a CDS encoding 3-isopropylmalate dehydratase small subunit yields the protein MQTKFSGRVWKFGDDISTDHIIAGRYLTSTDPKVLAEHAMENVDPQFVKKVKPGDLVVAATNFGCGSSREQAPIALKAAGISCIVANTFARIFYRNSINIGFPVVECPGLHNRVKDGDTITVDLASGHVVLPAGERIPFQPMPPNILEILNAGGLVPKLRADLAAKSA from the coding sequence ATGCAGACGAAGTTCTCCGGCCGCGTGTGGAAGTTCGGGGATGACATCTCCACGGACCACATCATCGCGGGTCGGTACCTCACGTCGACGGACCCGAAGGTCCTGGCGGAACATGCCATGGAGAACGTGGACCCGCAGTTCGTGAAGAAGGTCAAGCCGGGCGACCTCGTCGTGGCCGCCACGAACTTCGGATGCGGCTCGAGCCGGGAACAGGCGCCCATCGCCCTGAAGGCCGCAGGCATCTCCTGCATCGTGGCGAACACGTTCGCGCGGATCTTCTACCGGAACTCGATCAACATCGGCTTCCCGGTCGTCGAGTGCCCGGGCCTTCATAACCGCGTGAAGGACGGGGACACGATCACCGTGGACCTCGCCTCGGGCCACGTCGTCCTGCCGGCGGGGGAGCGAATCCCGTTCCAGCCGATGCCGCCAAACATCCTGGAGATTCTGAATGCAGGCGGCCTCGTGCCCAAGCTCCGCGCCGATCTGGCCGCGAAGAGCGCGTGA
- a CDS encoding PF20097 family protein, producing MAPDACPSCGKPMTKGFLVAESFVEGAKWMTEKSRLARGGEVLVKPDGWGNVYMDAVRCTGCRRVIVQY from the coding sequence ATGGCCCCCGACGCGTGCCCTTCCTGCGGGAAGCCCATGACGAAGGGGTTTCTGGTCGCGGAGAGCTTCGTCGAGGGCGCCAAGTGGATGACCGAGAAGAGCCGCCTGGCCCGCGGCGGCGAAGTCCTCGTCAAGCCGGACGGATGGGGCAACGTGTACATGGACGCCGTGCGCTGCACGGGATGTCGCCGGGTCATCGTGCAGTACTGA
- the pdhA gene encoding pyruvate dehydrogenase (acetyl-transferring) E1 component subunit alpha has product MAQEELLRIVDLDGTYDSKREPKLPAETLIRGYRNLLLIRVLDGRMLSLQRQGRIGFYVPSTGEEACQVGSALALNREDWVFPAYREPGCALTRGLDLKLMIAQEYGNSLDVNKGRQMPNHFGWRSINYVSASSPVGTQIPHAVGTAWAAQIRGDKLVTLVYFGDGATSGSDFHVGMNFAGVFKTPTVFFCKNNQYAISLPMARQTAVKSLAQKALAYGFEGVRVDGNDLLAVYAATKAAADKARAGGGPTMIEAVTYRLGPHSSSDDPTRYRSKEEVSEWQRQDPVERMRKYLELKGLWTEEREASLKKELDDLITATIKEVERAPPPALESLFADVFEELTPALKDQMEEYLKSGERRRPEILDKFPL; this is encoded by the coding sequence ATGGCCCAGGAGGAGCTGCTGCGGATTGTCGACCTGGACGGGACGTACGACTCGAAGCGGGAGCCGAAACTCCCGGCGGAGACCCTGATCCGAGGCTATCGAAACCTCCTCCTGATCCGTGTGCTCGACGGCCGCATGCTGTCCCTCCAGCGGCAAGGACGGATCGGCTTCTACGTCCCGAGCACGGGCGAGGAGGCGTGCCAAGTGGGGAGCGCCCTCGCGCTGAACCGGGAGGACTGGGTCTTCCCCGCGTACCGCGAGCCCGGGTGCGCCCTGACGCGGGGGCTCGACCTCAAGCTCATGATTGCCCAGGAGTACGGGAACAGCCTCGACGTGAACAAGGGTCGGCAGATGCCCAACCACTTCGGGTGGCGGTCCATCAACTACGTCTCCGCCTCGAGCCCCGTGGGCACGCAGATCCCCCATGCGGTCGGCACGGCGTGGGCCGCGCAGATCCGGGGCGACAAGCTGGTCACCCTCGTCTACTTCGGCGACGGGGCGACGAGCGGGAGCGACTTCCACGTCGGGATGAACTTCGCGGGCGTGTTCAAGACGCCCACCGTGTTCTTCTGCAAGAACAACCAGTACGCGATCTCCTTGCCCATGGCCCGACAGACCGCGGTGAAGTCCCTCGCGCAGAAGGCCCTCGCGTACGGGTTCGAGGGCGTCCGCGTGGACGGGAACGACCTCCTCGCTGTGTACGCGGCCACGAAGGCCGCGGCGGACAAGGCGCGCGCGGGCGGTGGCCCGACGATGATCGAGGCGGTCACGTACCGGTTGGGGCCGCACTCCTCGAGCGACGATCCCACGCGGTACCGCTCCAAGGAGGAGGTCTCCGAGTGGCAGCGCCAGGATCCCGTGGAGCGCATGCGGAAGTACCTCGAGCTTAAGGGGCTGTGGACGGAGGAGCGGGAGGCGTCCCTGAAGAAGGAGCTCGATGACCTCATCACGGCCACGATCAAGGAGGTCGAGCGGGCGCCGCCCCCCGCGCTCGAGAGCCTCTTCGCCGACGTGTTCGAGGAGCTCACGCCCGCGCTGAAGGACCAGATGGAGGAGTACCTGAAGAGCGGCGAGCGGCGGCGTCCGGAGATCCTAGACAAGTTCCCCCTCTGA